In Chroicocephalus ridibundus chromosome 12, bChrRid1.1, whole genome shotgun sequence, a single genomic region encodes these proteins:
- the SLC32A1 gene encoding vesicular inhibitory amino acid transporter — protein sequence MATLLRSKLSNVATSVSNKSQAKMSGMFARMGFQAATDEEAVGFAHCDDLDMEHRQGLQMDILKSDGGEEGAEPPLEGDIHYQRDGTGPLPPSASKEGGVCSELSGQGKPKITAWEAGWNVTNAIQGMFVLGLPYAILHGGYLGLFLIIFAAVVCCYTGKILIACLYEENEDGEIVRVRDSYVDIANACCAPRFPTLGGRIVNVAQIIELVMTCILYVVVSGNLMYNSFPNLPVSQKSWSIIATAVLLPCAFLKNLKAVSKFSLLCTLAHFVINILVIAYCLSRARDWAWDKVKFYIDVKKFPISIGIIVFSYTSQIFLPSLEGNMQNPKEFHCMMNWTHIAACILKGLFALVAYLTWADETKEVITDNLPSTIRAVVNIFLVAKALLSYPLPFFAAVEVLERSLFQDGNRAFFPNCYGGDGRLKSWGLTLRCALVVFTLLMAIYVPHFALLMGLTGSLTGAGLCFLLPSLFHLKLLWRKLLWHHVFFDVAIFVIGGICSVSGFIHSLEGLIEAFRTNAED from the exons ATGGCCACCCTCCTCCGCAGCAAGCTTTCCAACGTGGCCACCTCGGTGTCCAACAAGTCCCAGGCGAAGATGAGCGGCATGTTCGCCAGGATGGGCTTCCAGGCGGCCACCGACGAGGAGGCGGTGGGGTTCGCCCACTGCGACGACCTGGACATGGAGCACCGGCAGGGGCTGCAGATGGACATCCTCAAGTCcgacggcggggaggagggcgcCGAGCCCCCCCTGGAAGGGGACATCCACTACCAGCGGGACGGCACCGGCCCCCTGCCGCCCTCCGCCTCCAAGGAAGGGGGGGTCTGCTCCGAGCTCTCCGGGCAGGGCAAGCCCAAGATCACGGCCTGGGAGGCGGGTTGGAATGTCACCAACGCCATCCAG GGGATGTTTGTTCTGGGCCTGCCCTATGCCATCCTTCATGGTGGATACCTAGGactctttttaataattttcgcTGCAGTGGTTTGCTGCTACACTGGGAAAATCCTAATTGCCTGTCTTTATGAAGAGAATGAGGATGGGGAGATAGTCAGGGTGAGAGACTCCTACGTGGACATAGCGAACGCGTGCTGCGCGCCTCGCTTCCCCACCCTCGGAGGCAGAATTGTGAACGTGGCTCAGATCATTGAACTGGTCATGACCTGCATTCTTTATGTGGTGGTCAGTGGGAACCTGATGTACAACAGCTTCCCCAACTTGCCCGTCTCCCAGAAGTCGTGGTCCATCATTGCCACGGCAGTGCTCCTGCCTTGTGCGTTCTTGAAGAACCTCAAGGCAGTCTCCAAGTTCAGCTTGCTCTGCACCTTAGCCCATTTTGTGATCAACATCTTGGTGATTGCCTACTGCCTCTCCAGGGCACGCGACTGGGCCTGGGACAAAGTCAAGTTTTACATTGATGTGAAGAAGTTTCCCATCTCCATTGGCATCATTGTCTTCAGCTACACCTCCCAGATCTTTCTGCCTTCCTTGGAGGGGAACATGCAGAACCCCAAGGAGTTTCATTGCATGATGAACTGGACTCACATAGCAGCTTGTATCCTTAAGGGACTCTTTGCCTTGGTCGCCTATCTGACCTGGGCTGATGAGACCAAGGAAGTCATTACAGACAACTTGCCATCCACCATTAGGGCAGTAGTCAACATTTTCTTGGTGGCCAAAGCCTTGCTATCGTACCCCCTGCCGTTCTTTGCGGCCGTGGAAGTCCTGGAGCGGTCCCTTTTCCAAGATGGAAACAGGGCGTTCTTCCCCAACTGCTATGGGGGTGACGGGCGTCTCAAATCCTGGGGACTCACCCTCAGATGTGCCCTGGTAGTTTTCACCCTGCTCATGGCTATCTATGTCCCGCATTTTGCCCTCTTGatgggtcttactgggagcctcACAGGCGCAGGGCTCTGTTTCCTGCTCCCCAGTCTTTTCCACCTCAAACTCTTGTGGAGGAAGCTCTTGTGGCACCACGTCTTCTTCGATGTCGCCATTTTCGTTATAGGCGGTATCTGCAGCGTCTCTGGGTTCATCCACTCTTTAGAAGGCCTCATAGAGGCCTTCAGAACCAACGCTGAAGACTAA